In the Brachyhypopomus gauderio isolate BG-103 chromosome 4, BGAUD_0.2, whole genome shotgun sequence genome, one interval contains:
- the gjc4b gene encoding gap junction gamma-1 protein, whose amino-acid sequence MSWSFLTRLLDEISNHSTFVGKIWLTLLIVFRIVLTVVGGESIYYDEQSKFVCNTQQPGCENVCYDAFAPLSHVRFWVFQIIMITTPTIMYLGFAMHKIARMADEEYQPRGRKRMPLVNRAANRDYEEAEDNGEEDPMISEEIEPEKEKEPEKPTKKHDGRRRIKRDGLMRVYVLQLVSRVAFEVAFLFGQYVLYGLEVAPSYVCTRSPCPHTVDCFVSRPTEKTIFLLIMYAVSALCLFLTVLEILHLGVSGIRDAFRDRAQRHRMAMSAPRPLMCRQVPTAPPGYHTALKKDVGKLAIGMKPDYNLGDSGRESFGDEASSRELERLRRHLKLAQQHLDLAYQSEEGSPCRSGSPESNGTAVEQNRLNFEKQEKQAAACEKGLRA is encoded by the coding sequence ATGAGCTGGAGTTTCCTCACTCGCCTGTTGGACGAGATCTCCAACCACTCCACCTTCGTGGGGAAGATCTGGCTCACGCTGCTCATCGTCTTCCGCATCGTGCTGACGGTGGTGGGTGGCGAGAGCATCTACTACGACGAGCAGAGCAAGTTTGTGTGCAACACGCAGCAGCCCGGGTGCGAGAACGTGTGCTACGACGCCTTCGCGCCGCTCTCGCACGTGAGATTCTGGGTCTTCCAGATCATCATGATCACCACGCCCACCATCATGTACCTGGGCTTCGCCATGCATAAGATCGCCCGCATGGCGGACGAGGAGTACCAGCCCCGCGGGCGCAAGCGCATGCCCCTGGTGAACCGCGCCGCTAACCGCGACTATGAGGAGGCGGAGGACAACGGCGAGGAGGACCCCATGATCTCGGAGGAGATCGAGCccgagaaggagaaggagccgGAGAAGCCCACGAAGAAGCACGACGGGCGGCGGCGAATCAAGCGCGATGGCCTCATGCGCGTGTACGTGCTGCAGCTGGTGTCGCGGGTCGCCTTCGAGGTGGCCTTCCTCTTCGGCCAGTACGTGCTGTACGGCCTGGAGGTGGCGCCCTCGTACGTGTGCACGCGCAGCCCGTGCCCGCACACCGTGGACTGCTTTGTGTCGCGGCCCACGGAGAAGACCATCTTCCTGCTGATCATGTACGCGGTGAGTGCGCTGTGCCTCTTCCTCACCGTGCTGGAGATCCTGCACCTGGGCGTCAGCGGCATTAGGGACGCCTTCCGCGACCGGGCGCAGCGCCACCGCATGGCCATGTCCGCCCCGCGGCCCCTGATGTGCAGACAGGTCCCCACCGCACCCCCCGGTTACCACACGGCCCTGAAGAAGGACGTGGGCAAGCTGGCCATAGGCATGAAGCCCGACTACAACCTGGGGGACTCGGGGCGCGAGTCGTTCGGGGACGAGGCGTCCTCCCGCGAGCTGGAGCGTCTGCGCAGGCACCTGAAGCTGGCacagcagcacctggacctggCCTACCAGAGCGAGGAGGGCAGCCCGTGTCGGAGCGGCAGCCCGGAGTCCAACGGTACGGCCGTCGAGCAGAACCGGCTCAACTTCGAGAAGCAGGAGAAGCAGGCGGCTGCTTGTGAGAAAG